TGACAGAAATGAATAACATACTACCTTCCAAAGCTCATAATCTGGAGGCGGAGACAGACATCTCAACAAAGCTTCAAAGTAGTGTACTTAGTAAAGAACTGCAAACTTGATGCCAAACATGCACCACCACTGTGGCCTAAGCAGGGTCCTGAATACATATACATTCCAGCCTTTCCAGTTGTGCAGACCAGTCACAGAAGGCGACATCTTGTGGCAGTCAAAGGCCACTGCAGTAAAGGACAAGCCCTGGTTAGATTGAGgaagttgttctgactcatggagaccccacacacaacagaatgaaatgttgcccaggctTGTGCCTTCTTCACTAtccttggtatgctcaagtccattgttgctgccactgtgtatttttaatgccttccaacctagggggttcatctttcagcactatgttgcgtcatgttctgttgtgatccatagggacttcactggccagttttcagaagtagaccatcagacctttcttcccagcctgtcccagtctgaaagctctgctgaaacctgtccaccatgggtgaccctgctggtacttgaaatactggtggcacagcttccaacatCAAAGCAACAGGTAAGCTACCACAGTAGGACAGACTGACTCATGGTAGTAAGGAAGGAGACATCCGCAACTGGCCCTGATGACCCCAGGGTTTTAGACAACTCAAAGCcctcaaaaaaataatattagaCTTCTAGTTAAGAGGCCATTGAGGGAGGATAGAGCAATTActtaaactgatttttaaaataaaaattttttttgtaaattagaaGAAATATGACCACTTTTATACCCAAGATGGTGAATCAGGTCATACTGGTTTAATATGAGGCTTCGTTGCAGATTTTTGCCAATTCTCATCAGTTTATATCTACTTTCTACTTTACAGACCTAGTTTATCTTTAGAATCAAGAGCAAACCGATACCCTAGTTCACGACCTTAACAATATATCTGAAACGCAAGATGGGCTATGCTTGAAGGGGGTTACCAGATGCTAGAATCCGTACCAGGGAGGATTGGGATGAAAGAGAAACACCACATGGTATTATTAAGTTTTCTGGGCAACTTAATCTCTTTGCTGTACAGAAAGTTAGAGCAGAATTAGAATATAAAGAGTACCTAAGAGGCTTCTACAGGGCCAGGAGGACTCCTGGAGGCTGAGAGAATAACTAAAGTATTGAGTGCTTCCTCTAAGCTGAGCATTATTCCATGAACATCCATTCGTGTCCTCTTTATAACAATTGCTGACAAGGAACCCAAGGAACAAGCACATTAAGCAACATGCCCAAGGTGACACAGCTAGTAAACACAGAGGCATATTTCAAACCCCGACTGTCTGGCTCCACAGCatttgttcttaaccactacattacctTACTCCTGAATAACAGGGTATCCAGGTTAGGCAAGACTGACGAAGTAACAACCTGAGTTTATTTTCCAAGTTGAaagtctgcaaaaaaaaaaaaaaaaaatgagagatgaGGGTTGTGAACAGCTTGAGAATGGAGTGAAGGTTAAAAAaggacttatttttcttttgatccaGATGGCTTGATAGGAAGCTCCCTAAGGAAGCAGGGGGTGAGGTGAGAGGCTCAGGCCTAGGACTGTGAAACTCAGGAGAAGATCAAGTGGTCAACGGCAGTGCTGCCTGATAAGTAAAGGGTGTGGCAGGGCTGCCACTGCATGGGTTTAGGAGCTCCTGGTTCTGTGTACAGGGCAGCAGGGGTGGATGAGGATTGGCCATAGAGACAAGAGCGACATACCCGGTGACCAGAACCTGCTAATCATTGCCCACCTTCCTCTCCACTGCTTCAACCTAGCATCCATCACCCACTAAATCAGGAGCTCAAGTCTGCAGTCTTCAGTGGAAAACGCCAGCTCTGTCAGAACAGAACCAGAATCCTGGGGGACATTGCCTCCCAACTCAGAGGATGGGCaatgattttatgttaatggggaaagaacaactcagaaaaggagggtaagaatggttgcacaactcgaagaatgtaatcaatgtcactgaattatacatgtagaaattgttgaattgctgtatattctgctgtgtatattctcaataacaaaaataaaatgaattatatatatgtgtctatctacctatccacCTATCCAGTCTATCCGTCTATCCGTCTATCCATTTATCGGTCTATCGGTCTATCCATCTATccgcctgtctgtctgtctatctgtctgtctatctatctatcatctctctctctctctctctctatcacctatctatctatctatcaagaGTGGGTATAAAGACATATTACTTTTGCTACACTTCCCCAGGCCAGGTGGGGTAGGGAAGATCAGGAACACAGTTTCCTCCCTAAGAGCAAATGGGCAGCACCCTCAGTTCTTCATGTCTCAAAAGTTTCCTGAGTTACCCTGAGAGTCCCAGAATGAAGCTGTGCATCTGTTGGCTGCCAGACAAAATTTCACACAGTGATATAGGGATTTGAGGGTTACCCTCTCTATTGTACTAGCCAAGCTGTGGCTCTTTTTAATTACTAGGGAGAGCTGAGGTCTGATATGCAGTATTAGCACAAATCCTTGCCCAACTGTTACGATTTGTTTCCAGCCAGATCCCAGCAGGGAGGCTGTTTAggccagtggttttcaaagtatGCTATTGGGGCCCTTTGGCAGAATCATCTGGCTCAACCCAAGACTTCATTATCCAAAGTCTTTAAGGGcgagggctgttgttgttagctgccatctagtcagccccacattcagggtgaccccatgaacaacggAATGAgatgcttcccagtcctgcaccatccccatgattggttgcagattgggccattatgatccataggatttttacttGCCTGTTTGGTTTCAtaacaacacataagcctccaccaCCTGTCTGGTGGCTGTACATCAGGTGCTTTGGTCAGCAATTGAGCTCAGgactcccacatggaaggggaaaagagaattctaccactgaaccaccagtgccctctAAGGGTGAGACCTAGGAACCTGTATTTAACAACCtccattggaattgacttgaaggcacccaacaacaccacCATAGGACAATTTAGCCGGGAAAGGCTAGTTTAGACAATGAGCTCCCTGGGGAAGGGACCAGGCTCATTAGGAAACTATTTGGCTCTGACTGGACTCAGGGTCTATACTTGATGCTGTAAAGACTACAACAGAAAGAGAAGCACTGACCTTCTCTTCAAGGAGGAAGCAGACGTACAGCTGGGTGCTCACTGGGTCTTTCCAGCCTCGTCTCAGCCTCCCTCTTCCAAGCACAGTGAACATGCCTTGCTTTCTATGACTCCATGGATTTGCCCACACTGGCCCCTGCGCCAGGAattcacatctccttctctgctTGGGAAAGTCTTACTCATTCTTTAAGATACAATTCAAAAGTCACCTCCACAACAAAGTTTGTGTGGAAATCACCTCTTTAACTGTCTATATACATTCAAGCAATGAGCTTCCTGAAGGTTTGCACTTGTTCTTATTGATATTTGAGCCTGAGCACCAGAAGCCATAGCTGCAATGAAATAGACACTCCCACCGTGGGTTCTTTTACagcaccaaacaaaaaaaacacaaactattgccacccagtagggtttccaaggctgtaatatttatggaagcagattgccacatctttctactgtggagtgactggtgggttggaaccaacaacATTTCGGTTGGCAGCCCAGTGCTTTTAACCACCGCCCACTGGGAATTCTAGCTGAATCTAGTCTGGGTGACCCAGGGTGAGACTCTTACCTCCTCCTGTAGCATTGTCTCATTTGTCAAAGGGAGAAAATAATGCACTGCATAGGATGCTCATGAGATTCACATGCAGTACTGGAGAAAGCAGTGCTGCATAAATGTAAGGGGAAAGATGGCAATATTGAGAGATTTAGAGCTGATGGGTTAGCTTGGAGACAGGTCAGCTGGAAGAGCAAATTGGAAGCAGCAAGAGAAAGCCCAACAAGGAGTTGGCAGGTGCACTGAACTGAGAATAAGCAACTTGATCCTAACAAACTGTGTGACCTCTCGCAGGTATTCCCTGGGACTctgtttcttcatccataaagtGGTTATTAAATCCTGTGTCGTGGGAGAGTGTGCCAATATCAGCTAACTCTCCCTATCCAGCTTTATATTCTACTCCCCTTAATCCGGCACCCTCAGGGTTCACTCTTGGACACACCCTCCTGGTTCCTCCTGTTGTCCTCTGTAGGCAGGTGTTGGCTGTAAGAGATGCTGATACAGAGCTGGGTGCCCTGGTTGAAACAGGAATGACAGGATCTTGGAGTAGCAGAGTCCAGGTGACAGCTCTTAATCATCAGAAGCCAGGTGCAGAAAATACCATAGCGGGCGTCGAAGTCAATGGCCTTGAAGATGGAGTAAGGGACCACAGGCCAAGGAATGTAGGTAACCTGGCTGACAGGGATCTAATAAAACTTGGTGTTCCTAGGAACAAGACAGATAGGCAGCCAACAAAGGTACTGCTtaatatccaaaaaaaaacaaaaacaaaaaaccaaacccagtgctgtcgagttgattccgactcatagtgaccctataggatagagtagaactgtcccatagagtttccaaggagcgcctggtggatttgaactgccgaccctttggctagcagctgtagcacttaaccactataccaccagggtttctctgctTAATATATATAATCAAGAAATTCCAAGAATGAATGGGCaggatatgtatatacatgtgcccATCACCCAGCTTCTATCAGTGTTGGATACTAATAGGTCACATCTGCTTCCTTGCTCCTAAGAAACGCCAGGCCCAGGGATGCCTAGAGAGTTATACCTGTCCCTGGAGGTGGCCAGTAGCCAGTGACTAACTGACACAGGGTACAGAGGTGGGACAGCACTGTGGTTCCATTCAAGCCCCAGAGTTTCTTATAGAATGAGACTGCAGATAGACCTCAGCTGAAGCCACATCTTTACCTGGCTCGATGATCTTCCcatttcaagatccttaacttaatcacatttgCCAAGTTCCATCTGCCAtgtgttatggatagaattgtgtccccccaaaagatatattaAAGTCTTAACTTTTGGTACCTAAGAACataactttatttggaaataggatttttgatGATTTTATCAGTTAACAGGAGGCCATACCAGAATATTGTGGGTCTTGGTCCAATCAtagtggtcgctatgagtcagagccataCTGGGGTTAGTCCAGTCATAGTGGTGTCCTCATAAAAGAAGAGAAGCCacaagaagagacagagagaaaaaggccaTGTGACCACAGGTTTATGCTGCAGCTGTAAGCcagggaatgcctggggctaccagaagacTGGGGATACATGAAAGGCTCTTCCCCTAAAGCCTTCAGAAAGAACATGGCCTCTGAAAAACCTAAATTTGGATGACTAGCCTCCAGGACGGTAAGATAGTACTTTTCTATTGTTTAAAACAACCCAATTTGTAGTACTTGGCTACaggcagccctagaaaaccagCATACCATGTAAGGTAACTAACATACTCAAAGGTTCTAAGGATTAGGATGTAAACATTTTTGGAAGAcgttattcagcctaccacactGACCTAATACCCTGCACTCACCCCACATAAGTACTTGCAGTGAGATTGAGATGGAGAATGTTTCCAAGTGTCTAATTTCTCTATGAAGGAGGAGGGTGGCCAGAAGGTTGGTGTGAGAATGGAATCAGAAAGGAAGAGAATCTTCTGGCAGCATGACATGAGCCTCAAGGATAGGAGAAGGTTATGGAGATATGAGGATTAACGGAAAAATGATCTAAAAATGGCACTGGTAATGGAGGCAAGTGCTGACCCTTCCCCATGGCCAGAAGGGTTTGCAGGGCCTAAAACCAGGAACCCCCAGAGAAGAGGCCCCAAGAGGATGGGTGTTTTCTGGTGAGGCTCAGCTactatttcattttcttcctgcATCTTCAGTGCCTAGCCCAGTCCTGGCTCAGAGTTGAGCATCACTGTCTTCTCCCTGCCCCTTCATCTGGTGCATGAATGTTAGCCCCCTGGCCCATTAATGGTCCATTAATGACCACCCCGAAAGTATTGACCTGAATGAACCACACTTGCTACCAGTTTCATAAGTGTTGTCAGGATTCCCCCATTAGACTAGGAACTGACTAATTTTCCTTTGCACTCCCAGTTCCTAGCTGGGTGCCTGGCATTTAGAAAGCCATATTTGAGAGCAAAATTATGATGTCTGCTCACACTGAcccaaacacacatgcacaacaGCAAGGGTGCAGTGGCAGGGGCCAGGCCCCAGCATAAGGGTCTAGTGCTTAGGCCACTGCTGCCCCCTCCTACTCATGAAAGTGGCACAGACAGTAAGTGCCCACCTGGTCCCTGGCTAGGACTAGTTCTAGTTTACACTCTGATCAACACTCCCTAACCTATGTATAACACCTGGCTTCAGGATATGGGAAGCAGAAGTGTTACCCTGTGGGAAACCCCAGGTTTTGTGCCACACAACTTGTCACAGGCAATAAACAAGAGGTGGAGATGGGAGATCAGAAAGGTGTCTTTATTTTGTTGCAAAAGGAAAGGAACAGAGCCCGCAGGGCCTCGGTTGCAGGAACCTTCCCTCTACACCATCAAGGCTGTTTTCATCCTGGATAATGATGGGCGCCGGCTGCTAGCCAAGTATTATGACGACACACTCCCCTCCACGAAGGAGCAGATGGTCTTTGAGAAAAATGTCTTCAACAAGACCAGCCGGACCGACAGCGAGATTGCATTTTTTGGGGGCATGACCATTGTCTTGTATGTGGTGGGCTCATCCCATGAGAATGAGCTGATGCTCATGGCTGTTCTCACTTGCCTGTTTGAGTCTCTGAACCACATGTTAAGGAAGAATGTGGAGAAGCGCTGGCTGCTGGAAAACACGGATGGAGCCTTCCTGGTGCTGGATGAAATTGTGGATGGCGGCGTGATTCTAGCGAGTGACCCCCAGCAAGTGATCCAGAAAGTGAATTTTTGGGCAGATGATGGCGGCTTGACAGAACAGAGAGTGGCCCAGGTTCTTCAGTCTGCCAAGGAACAAATTAGATGGTCATTACTGAAATGAAGGCTGTGGATGTAAGGCTCCCTACCCCTGGAAAATTTCCCCAATCCTGGAAAAAGTCCAAAGACCCCAGAGGACAGGATAAACTCCTCTGCGTCCCCAGACTCCTCCTGGAACTGACTTCTGAGGTCTCTGCCAGGGACTCTAAAATGCAAAGGTTTGGCCCCAGCACTGAGTCATCCCTTCCCATGCCCTGGCCTGCCCACTGGGGCATGAGAACCAGTTGAGCTGCTTTAACTCAGACCTTAGGCATTCCTGGCCCCAGAACCCTAATAAACCTACTTTTGTTTgcgggcaaaaaaaaaaaaaaggaaaggaacagtCAGGGCTAGTGCGCCTCCAAGACTGCTTGATAAAGGCTAGCGGACAAGCTACTTTTATAGGGCTGACAAAGAGATCGTGTAACTCACATTAACAACATTCTTGGTCTTATTACGTAGGCGCAGTGGGGGCTATGTGCGATTACATAGGTTGCATGTTCAAAAAATGGAGGCTAAATTCCACATAGGAAAGGAGAAGTTAATATGCATGAGCCACTTACTGCTCTGTAGGTCACCAAGAGGGCATGAGACCAGACAAGACTGGttctaaactgtttttttttagctctcAGTGAGGCAGACAGTTCTTGGAAGAGGAAAACATCAGATGCTTAACAAAAGGGCTCTAGCCTGGCCTTCTGtaattccttcctcttctttttggGCATTGGTCATTCAGGACCAATGTCCATTCTGAACTATAGCTCGGCTTAGAATTCTTTACCATAGTCTCTGGAAGGGGGCAAATATCGGACATAGTCTTGAACAGTTGGCCTTTTTAACCAGGACATGCAGGCAGGGATATATCACATGCAACAGCAGGAACATATACCTATGATTATTATTAAACGgtgcaggaaatatcaaaagaagatggaaggggaggcggggccaagatggctgactaggtagaagctacctcggatccctcttgcaacaaagactcggaaaaacaagtgaattgatcacatacatgacaatctacgaaccctgaccatcaaacacagatctaaagagttgacctgagtgacagagactgagaacgaacaaccacggggaagcagcaactgttttcagagcctgaagccagtgtcccagtcaggaaacactggcgccgggctttggactgggcgcaggggagctgagcagggcatcctgagacggcccaaacatgggacgcagctctagccccctgaactgacctcaggggaagctcAGCCAGTGCACTCAGGCAGCACAGCaacacagctgacaggaggagaagtcaccgggaggcagcgactggttttggagccgggagtgcggtgttccagccggggaaccctggcactgggctttggactgggagcggacgAACTAaccgcagcttctgagacagctcaagcacgggatgcaggcctgaccctcgggggcaatctctactcagccagcacacacagtcgatgTGCCCCTCGGgaacctcagataaaacagtcatcccaagcaagataagtaactttgtctatgttccggggtgctactctctcctatctatctgaaccctcccctcgcCTTCCCAggtgcttcattaacattggaatttcctgagccagagaatgAACTgtgctgcggtttttctttctttctttctttctttctttctttctttttttggtcttttcctaacccattctcctggcccgaGAGAAGCAGCtataaaaaacccagggaccaaaaatccttccctaattgcactaaaaacacagaaccagctccagccaagcacgtgtgatccacagtcttgggctttcatccctacagggaacaaggtggctattataatgcaaaggcaattctgatagggatctgactgtaattgttttagcagattactggaaagacaagtttcccaggtctgatatctctgcgaattcgacagagccctcactgacccacaacagggaactgagggctgacgctccacccaaaccacctcaCCTCCtaccataggggtctgaggatagtgactactaccaatctgtagaggtacatgcactgggtgcctaaggtacagctgcagagcccacccacaaaaaggctttaggaatagagacacacctccccaactggcacttgggggaagcctgtcagcatcctgcccccccctagAGTGtaaacccctgctgctactagaatctggtgcacacaactatcaccactatttctataggtggataggtgacaatctttaccacacacttgatgacccaaaatcagattctacacaagaatagtgaatggactatctggtaacagcccaaaccagctggtaataggacataagtgattccaaggctacaacaatcaagacagcacaatctagtagcccatctatgtatattgaaagaaaacaaaacaagattagactcagtgagcaaacatagaataaatcactacaatatcttagtgatggcttggagacagcagtcgatatcaaaccacataaagaagcagaccatgattgcttctacaactccccaaactaaagaatcaaaatcttttccaaatgaagatacaatcctggaattgccagatgcagaatataaaaaactaatttacagaatgcttcaagacatcagggatgacctcagaagtgaaataaggcaatctacaggaaaagccaaggaacacactgataaagcagttgaagaactcaaaaagatcattcaaaaacatagtggaaaaatttataagttgcaagaatccatagagagacagcattcataaatccaaaagattaacaataaaatgacagaattagacaacgcaataggaaatcagaggagcagactcgagcagttggaatgcagagtgggagatccggaggaccagggaattgacaacaatatagctgaaaaaaaaatcagataaaagaattaaaaaaaatgaagaaaccctaagaatcatgtgggattctatcaagaagaacaacttgcgtgtgattggagtcccagaacagggagggatgacagaaaacacagagagaatagttgaagatctgttggcagaaaacttccctgacatcatgaaagacgaaaggatatctatccaagatgctcatcgaaccccatttaagattgatccaaaaagaaaatcaccaagacatattatcatcaaacttgccaaaaccaaagataaagagaaaattttaaaagcagccagggattaaaaaaagatctcctacaaaggagaatcaataagaataacttGAGACTActtttactcagcagaaaccatgcagtcaagaaggcaatgggatgacatatatagagtactgaaggagaaaaactgccagccaaggatcatatatccagcaaacctctctctaaaatatgaaggcgaaattaaaatatttacagataaacacaagcttagagaatttgcaaacaccgaaccaaagctacaagaaatactaaaggaaattgtttggtcagaaaaccaataatatcagataccaacacaacacaaggtcacagaacagaacatcctgctatcaactcaaatagggaaatcacaaaaacaaattcagattaattaaaaaaaaaactgctcaaaacagggaatcattgaagtcaatatgtaaaagatcacaataatcaaaaagagggactaaatacgggtggcatagaactgccacatggagagggatacaaggtggtataggacaatacaagttaggtttttacttagaaaaataggggtgaatattaaggtaaccacaaagaggtataacaactccataactcaaaatgaaaaccaagaaaaacataatgactctgcaaacataaagtcaaatactatgaaaatgaggcacacacaatttacaaagaaaaacacctgagcacaaaaaagtaagtagtaaaaatgaaattgtcaacaacacacataaaaaggcatcaaaatgatagcactaaacacatacttatctataattacactgaatgtaaatggactaaatgcaccaataaagagacagagagtctcagactggataaagaaacatgatccgtctatatgctgcctacaagagacacaccttagacttagagacacaaacaaactaaaacacaaaggatggaaaaaaatatatcaagcaaacaacaagcaaaaaagagccggagtagcaatattaatttctgacaaaatagactttaaacttaaatccaccacaaaggataaagaaggacactacataatgattaaagggacaattgaccacgaagatataaccatattaaatatttatgcacccaatgacagggctgcaagatacataaaacaaactttaacagaactgaaaagtgagatagacacctccacaattatagtaggagacttcaacacaccactttcggagaaggataggacatccagtaagaagctcaatagagacacagaagagctaattgctacaatcaaccaacttgatctcatagacttatacagaacactccacccaactgctgcaaagtataatttt
This DNA window, taken from Elephas maximus indicus isolate mEleMax1 chromosome 3, mEleMax1 primary haplotype, whole genome shotgun sequence, encodes the following:
- the LOC126071458 gene encoding coatomer subunit zeta-2-like, with amino-acid sequence MGVFWKGTEPAGPRLQEPSLYTIKAVFILDNDGRRLLAKYYDDTLPSTKEQMVFEKNVFNKTSRTDSEIAFFGGMTIVLYVVGSSHENELMLMAVLTCLFESLNHMLRKNVEKRWLLENTDGAFLVLDEIVDGGVILASDPQQVIQKVNFWADDGGLTEQRVAQVLQSAKEQIRWSLLK